The genomic segment AGGAGGCAGAGGCGGATTCTCTGCTGAGCAAGGCAAGCAGGGCCATTTATTTAGTTTTGAGGCCTTTTTACCATGTTTTTATGAAACCATTTTCTCCCGCTCTTATCACCAGTCAGCCAACAAGCTTTGATAGCGAGGAGATCCGCTTGGCCCTTGCAGGAAAATCGAGCGTTACCCATTATACCGTAGAGGAGAGTGATGTTGAGGTGATGGCGGCCATTGTGCCCCTGATAAATAAGGGGAATATCATTGGTGCGGTTGTGGTTGAGCAGACAACAAACTCTATTTTAGCCTTGCAAAACAGGCTAATAGAAGAGTCTATCAGCTTGGGTATATTGATTTTTTCCCTTACCTCCTTTGCCCTTCTTTTCTTTGCCTCCCGTCTCTCCTCTCGGATACGGCGCCTGCGCGATCAGGCTGCAGCTGCCATTGGCGGTGGAGGTCGGGTGCAGGCCAGTATTCGTCCGGCTACCACAAGGGACGAAATCGGTGATTTGAGTCGCACCCTGGCCATGATGTTATCTCAGATCAGGGAGCAAAATGAGTATCGGGAAAAAATGGCGGATAATCTTGAGCATGAGATGCGTACCCCTTTGGCGGCGGCCTCTGCCTCTCTACAAAATCTAGACAGAGAACTGGTGGCACCCGGCAAACGGATTCAAAATTATCTTGATTGGGCAATTTTAGATATCGCCAGGATGGATAATTTACTGACGGTGATTCGCGATGCGACATCGCTTCAGGACGCCCTGCAAAGAGATATCAAAGAGCGTTTTGATCTGGCTCGGGCCCTTGAAATGTGGGTCGAGCATGTTTGGCAGCCTGCCTTTATCGATGTGGAGTTTCATTACAAGAAGGGTGGAAATGCTATTTTTATTTATGGTGACCCTACCCGTATTCATCAGATGTGTGATAAAATTATTGAGAATGCAGTGAGCTTTCATCAGAAAAACACACCAATAGTTATAGCTTTATCCTGTGAAAACCAGCAAATTCGTCTGGAGATGAGCAATGAGGGGCCGAGTCTTTCCTTGGAACAATGCCGGCAGGTTTTTAACTCCATGGTTTCACTGCGTACCCAGAAGGATGAGCAACCGCATTTGGGTCTTGGTCTCTTCGTTGTCCGTACCATTGTTGAGCATCACGATGGTCAGGTGCAGGTGGCAGCATTGGAGGATGGCAGGGAGGGGGTTTGTTTTACCATTTTCTTTCCGGTAGGGTAGGAAAAGGGAAGTAGAGTTTATTTTATATGGGGAGTTGGTAAGTATGACAGAAAAAAAATATCATCACCTTGTCTATGGTAGTCTGGAGGATTGCCTGACGGGAGAAGAGCTGCTTGATACCGATGATGAACGTATCCGTCAATTTCTTAGTCGAATGATGCTGGAGGAAAAGGGTTATTTGCCGGAACAGTTATCTCCCCGCGTCTCTGTAGAGACCTTTTTTGCCAATCTTTTTGTCCGTTCTTCCATAGAATTAGTGGTCTCCTCTGCTGGCAGAGATTTTCTTATTATTCGTTATGGGCCTGGTTCTCTTGTCAGTCGGGAGCGGGCGGCCATCGCTGCGGCCCGAGTGCTCAACGATCAGTATAGGATTCCACTTGCCATGGTGACCAATGGTAAGGAGGCGGAGTTGCTTGATACTATTACTGGTAAAGTTCTGGGTGATGGGTTAGATTCAATACCAGATGCTGTCTTGGCTGAAAGACTTGTCCCTGATCTTACCTATCTGCCTCCCCTAAAAAACAAGCAACGTGAAAGAGAGCTGCGTATTCTTAATGCCTTTGATTTAGAGCGGTGTTGTCTCTCCTAGGGCGGAGTGAGGGCGGTAAGAGTGGCAGAAAAGTTTTCCCGATAGTATTTGTAGTCTTTTGCGTTGGTTACGAGATTAAAATTAGATAGGAAGGATGTATTATGTCACAAAGCCAAAAAGAGTGGAACAAGGGTAGCTGGAAAAATTATACGGCACTACAACAGCCTAACTGGCCAAATGAAGGCGCTGTTGAGAAGGTTTTGGCAAATCTCAGTCAATTGCCCCCCCTGGTTTTTGCAGGTGAAATTCGTAATCTCAAGCAACAGTTGGCAAAGGCTGTGACCGGTGAGGCATTTTTGCTTCAGGGTGGTGATTGTTCAGAAAATTTTTCTCAAGTGACAGCTCCAAAAATTCGTGAAACCCTTCGGGTTCTCCTACAGATGGCCGTTGTTCTTACCTATGCAGGTGATAAGCCCGTTATTAAGGTGGGCCGTCTTGCCGGCCAATTTGCCAAACCTCGTTCCTCCGATACCGAGACCATTAATGGGGTGACCCTGCCCTCATATCGTGGCGATATGGTCAACTGTCCGGACTTTACCGAGACTTGCCGGGTGCCAAACCCTAAGTTGATGCTCAAGGGCTATAATATGGCCGCTTCGACCCTTAATCTGGTGCGGGCATTTACCCGTGGTGGTTTTGGCTCTTTGCACCGTGTTCAGGCCTGGAATCAGGAGTTTGTTGCCCAGTCTCCCATGGGCAGATCCTATGATCGTTTGGCCAAACAGATAGATCAGACAATTAAGTTCATGGGGAATATTGGTATTGCCGCTGATAATCCGTTAATTGAGCAGACCCAACTCTTCACCTCCCATGAGGCCCTTCTCCTTCAGTATGAAGAGGCTATGACCCGAGTGGATTCCACCGCCGGGGGTTGGTATGACTGTTCGGCCCATATGTTATGGATTGGTGAGCGTACCAGACAGCTTGGCGGTGCTCATGTTGAGTTTCTGCGTGGGGTGCTTAATCCCATTGGCATTAAGGTTGGTCCTAATAATGATCCCGATGATATCAAGCGTCTCTGCGAGACCCTCAATCCGGAGAATGAGGCGGGCCGAATTACCCTTATTACCCGTCTTGGCGTCAAGGAGATTGAAAAATCCCTGCCGCCCCTTCTCCGTGAAATGAAGCGGGAGGGACATAATATTGTTTGGAGTTGTGATCCAATGCATGCCAATACCTATACGGCAACATCAGGTCATAAGACCAGGAACTTTAATGACATTCTCTCTGAACTTACCTGTTTCTTTGAAAGTCACTGGTCCGAGGGTACTATTCCCGGCGGTGTCCATTTTGAGATGACAGGTGAAGACGTCACAGAATGTACAGGCGGGGCTCGTAATATTGTAGATGAGGAATTGGCCAGAAATTATCTGACCACCTGTGACCCTCGTCTTAATGCAGAGCAGAGTTTAGAAGTTGCCTTCCAAATTGCAGATATGATTCGTAGTTAGTTTTTCCCTCCCAGATAAAGGATCAAGAAGATTGCATTTTTGTAATCTTCTTGATCCTTTTTTTTATCCCGCATACAATTATTCATAAGAGTATATTTTCTTGTCCTTGCGTTCAGCTCTGCCTGTTCCAGGTTCTTTTGTTGCCTCTAAGGAGATATTATTATGAATAGTTGGTCCCCAGCCCTTACAAGGGGTATTTGTCTGCATCTTCTCTGTTCTTTTTTCTTTGTTACCAGTCTTGCCTATGCCTCGGAAAATGATCTGGAAATTTTGGAAAAATCGTCCAAGGCCTTTGCCTCTGTTGCCCGGCAGGCAAAACCTGCTGTCGTTAATATTCGAGTGGAGAAGACGATTAAGGGTGGGCAGATGGATGGCTGGCAAATACCCGATGAGATGCTAGAACATCCGTTTTTTAAGCAATTTTTTGGTCCCCAGTTACGTAAAAGGCAAAATGTGCCTCCACGTCTCCAACAAGGCCAAGGTTCCGGCTTTATCGTTAGTGACGATGGCTATATCCTCACCAATAATCATGTGGTTGATGGTGCTGACTCTATTACAGTACGTCTTAATGATGACAGCAGTTATCAGGCAAAGCTTATTGGTACCGATCCCCTCTCCGATGTCGCCCTTATAAAAATAGAGAGTTCGAAAAAATTACCAAGTCTGGCCATGGGCAGTTCTGCTGCTCTGGAGGTGGGTGAGTGGGTAATTGCCATTGGTAATCCCTTTGGCTTGAGCCAGACTGTAACGGTGGGTATTGTGAGCGCCAAGGGCCGGAGTCAGGTGGGGCTTAATGAGTATGAAAATTTTATCCAAACCGATGCGGCTATTAATCCAGGTAACAGTGGTGGACCCCTCCTTAATATAAGAGGTCAGGTGATTGGTATAAACTCAGCCCTCTTCTCCCAGACGGGTGGTTATATGGGCATCGGTTTTGCCATTCCCATTGATATGGTAAAGTCCATTGAAAGACAGTTGCAGGCAACGGGGAAGGTAAGTCGCGGCTGGCTTGGGGTGATGATTCAGGATATAGATGAAAACCTGGCCCAATCCTTTGGCCTGAAGAGCAGCTCTGGTGTATTGCTGACAGGTGTTCAGCCTGATTCTCCTGCTGAAAAAGGTGGTTTACTTGGTGGTGATGTTATTATCGCAATTGATGGCAGTGCTGTGAAAAACGCCTCGGCCCTGCGTAACAGGGTGGCACTGGTACTGCCCGGGAGCAAGGTCGTCCTGCAGGTCATTCGTAAGGGCAAAAAAAGAGATATAGGGGTGCTGATTGGTGAGCGGCCCGTCGGAGCCAATGGACTCTCAATTGAGGACCATACGGTCCTTAATAATAACTTTGGTCTCTCCTTTGAAAAACTTACCCCGGAAATTGCGAAAAAATTCGGTTATGCCCAGAAAAAGGGGGTTGTCATCAGGGAGGTAGCCCCCCAGAGCCCTGCCAGCAGGGCAGGACTTAAGGCCGGAATGCTCATTGAGGAGGTGAACCGAATGGCTATAGGTCAGGTTGCCGATATCAAAAAGGCTTTAGCTCTGGGAAAGGATGCCAGGCATGTACTCCTGCGAGTAGGATTTGGCCAGGGCAGTCGCTATATCGCCTTGGTTGCAAAATAATAAGAGTCTTTTTTGAAAAAGTGAAGAGCCCCCTAGCCATTCGGTAGGGGGCTCTTTTCGTGGCGATGCGGTTGGTTGCCCGCCTGGTGGATATGTCGATGCTCGTGTATATGGCCGGCAGGACAGAGATTGATTCTGCCCTCTTCGACTGTATAGAGCTCTTCTGTGACGCTATCAAGAAAATCAAGATCGTGGGAGATGATAAGTTGGCTCTGCGCTAGCCCATTTAATATTTCCACCAGTCGATCCTGGGTACGGGGGTCAAGGTTGTTGGTGGGTTCATCGAGGAGGAGTATTTTCGGTTTCATGGCCAGGATGGTGGCCAGGGCCACCAACTTTTTCTCTCCACCAGAAAGTCTGTGGGTGATCCGCTCTTCGAAACCATAGAGGCCAAGACCTTCCAGGGTATTCTGGGCCACCTCCCTTGCCTCTTCCGGACCTGCCCCGAGATTGAGGGGGCCAAAGGCAACGTCTTCCAGTACCGTGGGAGAAAAAAGTTGGTCGTCTGAGTTTTGAAAGAGAAAGCCCACCTCCTTTCGCAGTTGATAGAGATCCTTTTTGCAACTCACCTCCCTGCCCTGAAAGAGCAATCTGCCCTCTGTTGGTTTTAACAGACCTACTATCAGATGGAAGAGGGTGGTCTTGCCTCCGCCATTTGGACCGATAATGCCTGTCCTGCCCTGGCCGAGGGAGAGGTTGATATCTCTGATGGCAGGTTCTGTTGCCGCAGGATATTGGTAGCAGATGTTTTCGAGTTTTATGAGTGGAGTCATGTTTTTTAAAGGAGTATTTGCCCGGCAAGTATGCCCGTCATTGCCAGGGATGCCAGGCAGAAAAAGAGGGTGTCTGTTCGGTTTATGTGGCCACTCTTCAAGGGGATGAGTTGGCCGGTGAAGCCTCGCAATACCATTGCCTGATGGATGCGAAGAGCCCGGTTATGGCTTTTAACAAGTGTCATGCCAAAGAGGTAGGCGAAGGTTCGATAGGTGTGTAGGGAGCTTTTCGGGGTGAAACAACGCATCTGAGCGGCCCGTAACAGTGTTTTGTATTCATTGTGGATAACAAAAATATAGCGGTAGGCAAAGAGGAGGATGAAACAGAGTTTTTCCGGGAGATGGAGACGTTCAAGGCCGTGTCCTAAATCTGCGGGAGTTGAGGTGGAGAGCAGGCTCATCAGGGCAAGCAGGGCGGTATTGGTTTTTATGGTGATGAGCAGGGCCAGATCTATCCCCTCCCTGTTCAGGGCCAGGGGACCAAATTTTATGGTTTCCCCTCCTTGGAGTGGTAGGGTAAGCCAGATAAAGAGTGTCAGGGTATTGACCATAAGGAGGCGTCTGCCCACAGCCAGAGGTGAGAGGCGACTAAAAAGGAGAAAGACCAGGGCCAGGGCCAGTAGACAGAGGGTCGGCTCCACGGTCTTTTGCACTGCCACCTGCAGGGAAAAGCAGGCGGCAACAATCAACTTTGTCCGTGCATCAAGCTTATGAAGCAGGGAGTTGCCGGAGGAAAAATCTTCCCCCATCATTGGCTGTTCTTGATCGTGGAGAGTGGATGCATATATGTCCAGAGAACCGCCCCTATTTCTACTCCCTTATCCTCGCCCTGCGGGTTTTTCAGGGTATAGTCAGCCTCGGTGAGTGCTGCAAACCCCCACCAACCCGCCTGCGGACAGCTAAAGCTGAAGACACCATCTCTGTCTGCCTTAATCACCTGGGTGACATGGTAGTCACTTGGGGCGGAGAACTTATTGTCCCGGTTATAGAATTCAACCTCTACCTCTGCATGGGCAAGGGGTTTTCCCTTGATCAGTACCTGGCCGACAAAGGTGTTGCCGGCGTAGTTGCCAAAGGGGCGGAGTCGCGGCACTATTTCAGCCGGTAGGCCCAGGGCTTGATCCCAACCCTCATCATCACCAAAGGCGGGGATGATAGTCTTGGTATAGTGAATAATAGAGAGGTCTTCGCCGGGCTCCCAGTAGGGCTGTGGCTCCATGACGAATTGGTAAATCCCCGGTCGTTTGAAGCTGTAATCTGTTTGCCATGCCTGATGGCCCATAAGGGAGTTGGCCCGAAGCCTTGGCTTAAGATCTCTTGTCTTTCCCCCACTGGTGACGGTGAAGGAGGCAGGCATCGCCAGATCCATGCCAACCAGTTCAAAGGGGTGGGAAAATGAGAGTTGGATATTGGCTGTTCGCTTCTTTTGACCGATGATGTCACTGTCGGGGATAAGCATGCCAAAATGGGCAAGGGCGGGGCTTGCCAGTAGCGATAGTAGAAGGGAGAGACAGCATGTTTTCTTGATCATGGAAGCTTCCTTATTTTTTTCGAGATTGAAGGTAGGCGGC from the Desulfotalea psychrophila LSv54 genome contains:
- a CDS encoding type I restriction enzyme HsdR N-terminal domain-containing protein; this translates as MTEKKYHHLVYGSLEDCLTGEELLDTDDERIRQFLSRMMLEEKGYLPEQLSPRVSVETFFANLFVRSSIELVVSSAGRDFLIIRYGPGSLVSRERAAIAAARVLNDQYRIPLAMVTNGKEAELLDTITGKVLGDGLDSIPDAVLAERLVPDLTYLPPLKNKQRERELRILNAFDLERCCLS
- a CDS encoding DUF4198 domain-containing protein, whose amino-acid sequence is MIKKTCCLSLLLSLLASPALAHFGMLIPDSDIIGQKKRTANIQLSFSHPFELVGMDLAMPASFTVTSGGKTRDLKPRLRANSLMGHQAWQTDYSFKRPGIYQFVMEPQPYWEPGEDLSIIHYTKTIIPAFGDDEGWDQALGLPAEIVPRLRPFGNYAGNTFVGQVLIKGKPLAHAEVEVEFYNRDNKFSAPSDYHVTQVIKADRDGVFSFSCPQAGWWGFAALTEADYTLKNPQGEDKGVEIGAVLWTYMHPLSTIKNSQ
- a CDS encoding class II 3-deoxy-7-phosphoheptulonate synthase, whose product is MSQSQKEWNKGSWKNYTALQQPNWPNEGAVEKVLANLSQLPPLVFAGEIRNLKQQLAKAVTGEAFLLQGGDCSENFSQVTAPKIRETLRVLLQMAVVLTYAGDKPVIKVGRLAGQFAKPRSSDTETINGVTLPSYRGDMVNCPDFTETCRVPNPKLMLKGYNMAASTLNLVRAFTRGGFGSLHRVQAWNQEFVAQSPMGRSYDRLAKQIDQTIKFMGNIGIAADNPLIEQTQLFTSHEALLLQYEEAMTRVDSTAGGWYDCSAHMLWIGERTRQLGGAHVEFLRGVLNPIGIKVGPNNDPDDIKRLCETLNPENEAGRITLITRLGVKEIEKSLPPLLREMKREGHNIVWSCDPMHANTYTATSGHKTRNFNDILSELTCFFESHWSEGTIPGGVHFEMTGEDVTECTGGARNIVDEELARNYLTTCDPRLNAEQSLEVAFQIADMIRS
- a CDS encoding DegQ family serine endoprotease, which gives rise to MNSWSPALTRGICLHLLCSFFFVTSLAYASENDLEILEKSSKAFASVARQAKPAVVNIRVEKTIKGGQMDGWQIPDEMLEHPFFKQFFGPQLRKRQNVPPRLQQGQGSGFIVSDDGYILTNNHVVDGADSITVRLNDDSSYQAKLIGTDPLSDVALIKIESSKKLPSLAMGSSAALEVGEWVIAIGNPFGLSQTVTVGIVSAKGRSQVGLNEYENFIQTDAAINPGNSGGPLLNIRGQVIGINSALFSQTGGYMGIGFAIPIDMVKSIERQLQATGKVSRGWLGVMIQDIDENLAQSFGLKSSSGVLLTGVQPDSPAEKGGLLGGDVIIAIDGSAVKNASALRNRVALVLPGSKVVLQVIRKGKKRDIGVLIGERPVGANGLSIEDHTVLNNNFGLSFEKLTPEIAKKFGYAQKKGVVIREVAPQSPASRAGLKAGMLIEEVNRMAIGQVADIKKALALGKDARHVLLRVGFGQGSRYIALVAK
- a CDS encoding ATP-binding protein; amino-acid sequence: MRISLRLKLTLTSLLLLLIPLSGLRFSDMIQEDLLITRKETMLFSARAVASTLTGRSGLFAREQFLSLNPGTDLYLYPLTGPIRINGLQDDWQEQPGSFQLFGKEHLRSATDSSSAFYFRHRSGIWQDYLYAFFEVHDATVVYRPPQSLRLDTSDFLEINTEDANGLSRRYLITTSKPGWVNGFLMAESGAYARRIERRIQGMWRQTADGYAIEIRMPMSLVGRKLAFSVGNVNSSLQPRLEEIIGTAGREERNSLGRAIAPSVEIQKILQELDRPHSRVLIVDSNRKVRATFGHLLDQVRQEEAEADSLLSKASRAIYLVLRPFYHVFMKPFSPALITSQPTSFDSEEIRLALAGKSSVTHYTVEESDVEVMAAIVPLINKGNIIGAVVVEQTTNSILALQNRLIEESISLGILIFSLTSFALLFFASRLSSRIRRLRDQAAAAIGGGGRVQASIRPATTRDEIGDLSRTLAMMLSQIREQNEYREKMADNLEHEMRTPLAAASASLQNLDRELVAPGKRIQNYLDWAILDIARMDNLLTVIRDATSLQDALQRDIKERFDLARALEMWVEHVWQPAFIDVEFHYKKGGNAIFIYGDPTRIHQMCDKIIENAVSFHQKNTPIVIALSCENQQIRLEMSNEGPSLSLEQCRQVFNSMVSLRTQKDEQPHLGLGLFVVRTIVEHHDGQVQVAALEDGREGVCFTIFFPVG
- a CDS encoding energy-coupling factor ABC transporter ATP-binding protein, whose amino-acid sequence is MTPLIKLENICYQYPAATEPAIRDINLSLGQGRTGIIGPNGGGKTTLFHLIVGLLKPTEGRLLFQGREVSCKKDLYQLRKEVGFLFQNSDDQLFSPTVLEDVAFGPLNLGAGPEEAREVAQNTLEGLGLYGFEERITHRLSGGEKKLVALATILAMKPKILLLDEPTNNLDPRTQDRLVEILNGLAQSQLIISHDLDFLDSVTEELYTVEEGRINLCPAGHIHEHRHIHQAGNQPHRHEKSPLPNG
- the cbiQ gene encoding cobalt ECF transporter T component CbiQ; this encodes MMGEDFSSGNSLLHKLDARTKLIVAACFSLQVAVQKTVEPTLCLLALALVFLLFSRLSPLAVGRRLLMVNTLTLFIWLTLPLQGGETIKFGPLALNREGIDLALLITIKTNTALLALMSLLSTSTPADLGHGLERLHLPEKLCFILLFAYRYIFVIHNEYKTLLRAAQMRCFTPKSSLHTYRTFAYLFGMTLVKSHNRALRIHQAMVLRGFTGQLIPLKSGHINRTDTLFFCLASLAMTGILAGQILL